The following proteins come from a genomic window of Verrucomicrobiia bacterium:
- a CDS encoding phosphopantetheine-binding protein: MNAADRIRRLTPEQRSLLLERLEPADDANGARKALAAFVTLREGAAATPEEIRAFCAARLPDFMVPASIIRLDKLPLHPNGKVDRKALPSMESAAPQNTGASRPPTEIESRLALLWADVLRVQNVGLNDNFFQLGGHSLLALQLMARVRDTFKADLPIRTLFTAPTVAGLAKAVEQRAGTAPAIRRVNRAPLTPRATSAADSTLP, from the coding sequence GCTCGAGCGTCTTGAACCCGCAGACGACGCCAACGGCGCGCGCAAAGCGCTCGCCGCATTTGTGACATTGCGCGAGGGCGCCGCTGCAACCCCCGAGGAAATCCGCGCGTTCTGTGCTGCGAGGCTTCCCGACTTCATGGTGCCGGCGTCGATCATCCGGCTCGACAAGCTGCCACTTCACCCGAACGGCAAAGTGGATCGCAAGGCCCTTCCCTCCATGGAAAGCGCGGCGCCGCAGAATACGGGGGCGTCGAGGCCTCCCACCGAAATCGAATCGAGACTGGCGCTTCTCTGGGCCGACGTGCTGCGCGTGCAGAACGTTGGATTGAACGACAATTTCTTCCAGCTCGGCGGCCATTCGCTGCTGGCGCTGCAATTGATGGCGCGAGTGCGGGACACGTTCAAGGCCGACCTGCCCATCAGGACCTTGTTCACGGCACCGACAGTGGCGGGACTCGCAAAGGCGGTGGAACAGCGTGCAGGAACGGCTCCTGCGATTCGCCGCGTCAATCGTGCGCCCCTGACGCCGCGCGCCACGTCCGCCGCGGATTCGACGCTGCCTTAA